DNA from Sphingomonas psychrotolerans:
CGCGGGCGTGGCGGACGATTTCGATCGCCCCCGTCACAGCTCCCGGTCCACCAGATGATGCTCGAAATCGCCGGCATCGTCCTCGGATATCGTCCAGCCGCGAGTCGACTGACCGGCAGTGTGCACCGACTCGGGATCGCCGCTCACCAGATAGTGCCAGTCGGGAAGCTGCTCGCCCGCGGCGCGCAACCGATAGGCGCAGGTCGAGGGGAGCCATTCGATCCCCGCGACATTGTTCGTGTTGAGCCGGACGCATTCGCTGACATAGGCATGGCGGTGGCGATAATCGCTGCACCGCCCCATCCGCCGATCGAGCAGCCGGCAGGCGACGTTGGTCGCGTGCAGTTCGCCGGTGTCTTCGTCCTCGAGCTTGTGCACGCAGCATTTGCCGCAACCGTCGCACAACGCCTCCCATTGGGCGCGATCGAGCTTGTCGAGCGGGGTATCTTCCCAGAAGCGGCCGCTCATCTTGCCCAATGCTGCACTTGCTCGGCGATCGCCGCGCCGTCCTTGTCGATCGGCAGCGAAGCGATCGGCTCGCCATTGGGTCCCATCAGGAAGGCGACCGCGAGATGATCGACCATGTAGCCGCCGCCGGGGCCGGCCGGCTGCTTCTTGAAATAGACCGCATAGCTTTTGGCGGCCGCCGCGATCGCCTGCGGGCTGCCGGTGAGGCCGACGATGCGCGGGTGGAAATTGGCCACGAATTGCTTGACGACCGCGGGCGTATCGCGCTCCGGATCGACGGTGATGAAGATCGGCACGACCTTCTGCGCGACGCGCGGCGCCTGCTCGTCGAGCAGTTTCATCGCCTGGCCGATCTTGGCCATGTCGGTCGGGCAGACGTCGGGGCAATAGGTGTAGCCGAAATAGACGATGCGGTAGCGGCCGGCGAAATCGCTGTCGCGCACCGCCTTGCCGTCTTGATCGACGAGCGCGAACGGACCGCCGATCCGCGCACCGGCGAGCGGGGGCGCCTCGGCCTTGCCGGCACCGCAACCGGCGAGCGGAGCAGCGGCGAGCAGCGCGAGGGCTGGAAACATCCTGTACATGGTGCACGCAGCCATGATCTGTTAGGCGGGCGCTTGCAAGAACGGGGTTCAGCCAGGGGTCAGCCGTATCATGGGTTTTCGTGTGTTCCGCGTAGCCGCCGTCGCCGCATTGGCGATCAGCGCCATGCCCGCCGCAGCGCAGCAGTTTTCGGACGGTTATGAATTCCTCAAGGCGATCCGGGATTCCGACGGCGCCAAGGTCAACAAATTCCTGCTCGATCGTTCGCTGCGCATCGTCAACACCAAGGAGCGCAGCAGCGGCGAGGGCGCGCTGCACATCGTCGCCAAGCGCTCGGACGCCCTCTATCTGCGGGTGCTGCTTCAGGCCGACGACGTCAATCCGAACCTGCAGGACGCACGCGGCAACACCGCATTGATCTTCGCCATCGCGCAGAATTGGAGCGAGGGCGTCGGCATCCTGATCAAATATCGCGCCAACGTGAACCTCGCCAACACCGCGGGCGAGACGCCGCTGATCCGCGCCGTGCAGATGCACAATGTCGAGATCGTCCGCCAGTTGCTCGACGCCAGGGCCGATCCCGATCGCGCCGATTTCGGCAGCGGCAAATCCGCGCGCGATTATGCCCGCGAGAACACGCGCTACCCGGCAATCGCAAAGCTGCTCGCCGCCGCGCCGAAGCCCGGCCAGAAAGCCGGGGCGCCGGGTCCGACGCGCTGACCGGTCAGAAGACCTGCTCAGCCTCCGGGTCGAGCAGGTGGGTGACGCGCCGCGCCGCGCGGCGGGCGAAGGCGAGGGTACATTTCTTCCGCGTCGCGCTGGCGAGCGGCACCGTCGCCGCTTCGCGCACCACCGCCGCATCGTAGCGATCGGCGACGATCAGACCCGCGCGCGCAGGCAGGAAACCCTCCTGTTCGAACGGCCTCAGGTCGAACCCCTGCGGCACCGCCCAGAAGAAGCGATCGCAATGCGCGAGATAGTCGGTCCATTTGGCGTCGCCGAGCAGATCGGCGCGCGACACCTTGATCTCGACGATCACGATGTTGCCGCGCGAATCGAGCGCCATCAGATCGGCACGCCGGCCGCCGTCTAGCGGCACTTCGGCAATCGTCGCGATATCGTGACGGAGCAGCATCCGCGTCACGCCGCGGGCGACGTCGCTCGCCACCAAGGGCGCGTCGGATGACAAAACAGCCGGGGAGGTCATCCCCGGCTGTTAGAACATTCAGCGAACACGGGGAAGCCCCGCATCGGCATCAGCGATAGAAAACGTGATTGCCGACGGTGGCGACGCGCGGCCGGTTCCAGCTCGGCTTCACATAGCGTGCATGGAAATATAGCGCGTTCGCGGCAGGGCTGTCCCACAAATCCTTCTGCGCGACCTTGGCTACCGCGAGCGCCTTGCGCCACTGGGCATTGGCCGGCGGAGTCGGCAGCTTGCCGCCACGGACGAACGAGAACTGGCCGCGCTGGGTGATCACCGAGCAGATCGACTTGGGAAAGCGGCCGGATTGCGTGCGATTGATGATTACGTCGGCGACGGCGAGCTGGCCCGCGAGCGGCTCGCTCTTCGCTTCGTAATAGACACCGACCGCGAGGCAGTTGAGTTCGCTATCGGCACCGGCGCCGCCCTCGTGCGCGGCAACCGCGGCGGAGAGAGAGGCGAAATCCTGATCTTCCTGGAGTGCGGCCTGCGGAAGCGGCTGCACGATCTCGCCGTCCTGCTTCAGGACCGGCTGCGCCACGATCATGGGCGCGGGAACCACATGGTGTTCCTGGGTGTTGACTGCCTGAACCTGGGCCTCTTGGCTCACCAGACTGGCGTCGAGCGTGGCGGCATTCGCAAGTGCGCCAGCGCAAAAAGTCACAGCCGCGAAAGTCGCGGCGCGTGGCATGAACTTCATCAAACTTCGATACTATGCGGTGGTGTGCAGCCAGCCCCGTCATATCCATGGGCTGCCGGACGTCCCCCCGACTGCGTAACCGCCCGGTTTCACACCCCGACCGACACAACGCTATTGAACGAATGCCGCCAATGGCCCGCGCGCACGTTCTGAGTCAACTAAGGTTCATCGTTTCAGCGGCGAAGCGTTCGGCGTCTGCGATATCCAGTTCGATCACCCACAAATCGCAGTC
Protein-coding regions in this window:
- a CDS encoding cell wall hydrolase: MSQEAQVQAVNTQEHHVVPAPMIVAQPVLKQDGEIVQPLPQAALQEDQDFASLSAAVAAHEGGAGADSELNCLAVGVYYEAKSEPLAGQLAVADVIINRTQSGRFPKSICSVITQRGQFSFVRGGKLPTPPANAQWRKALAVAKVAQKDLWDSPAANALYFHARYVKPSWNRPRVATVGNHVFYR
- a CDS encoding MmcB family DNA repair protein — translated: MTSPAVLSSDAPLVASDVARGVTRMLLRHDIATIAEVPLDGGRRADLMALDSRGNIVIVEIKVSRADLLGDAKWTDYLAHCDRFFWAVPQGFDLRPFEQEGFLPARAGLIVADRYDAAVVREAATVPLASATRKKCTLAFARRAARRVTHLLDPEAEQVF
- a CDS encoding SCO family protein; this translates as MAACTMYRMFPALALLAAAPLAGCGAGKAEAPPLAGARIGGPFALVDQDGKAVRDSDFAGRYRIVYFGYTYCPDVCPTDMAKIGQAMKLLDEQAPRVAQKVVPIFITVDPERDTPAVVKQFVANFHPRIVGLTGSPQAIAAAAKSYAVYFKKQPAGPGGGYMVDHLAVAFLMGPNGEPIASLPIDKDGAAIAEQVQHWAR
- a CDS encoding ankyrin repeat domain-containing protein; protein product: MGFRVFRVAAVAALAISAMPAAAQQFSDGYEFLKAIRDSDGAKVNKFLLDRSLRIVNTKERSSGEGALHIVAKRSDALYLRVLLQADDVNPNLQDARGNTALIFAIAQNWSEGVGILIKYRANVNLANTAGETPLIRAVQMHNVEIVRQLLDARADPDRADFGSGKSARDYARENTRYPAIAKLLAAAPKPGQKAGAPGPTR
- a CDS encoding YcgN family cysteine cluster protein, which translates into the protein MSGRFWEDTPLDKLDRAQWEALCDGCGKCCVHKLEDEDTGELHATNVACRLLDRRMGRCSDYRHRHAYVSECVRLNTNNVAGIEWLPSTCAYRLRAAGEQLPDWHYLVSGDPESVHTAGQSTRGWTISEDDAGDFEHHLVDREL